The Meiothermus ruber DSM 1279 genome includes the window CGCCGGACTGCTGCGCTGGATGCTTGTATCCGGTCTTTTAGAGAACCCCAGCCATGGCGTCTTAATCGTAGCCCAGGCTATGGCTGTGGCAGCCAGCATCAATCTGACCTTAGCGGTGTTCAATCTACTGCCTATTCCACCCCTGGATGGCTCCAAAATTTTGCAAAGCTTTCTCCCCTTGCGCTGGCACCCTTACATTTGGCGCTTGGAAGCAAACCCCACCTATGCCATTGTGGCCATGCTGTTGCTGCTGACAGTGTTCCGGCAACCCCTGGGTAGCTTTCTCGGCCTGGTGCGGACGTGGTTTTTTGATGCCTTTGGTCTTTGACAACGACCAGCATCCAACCAATTGCTCAAAAGTCTGGGTGGTCGGCGGCTGATTGAAGAAGCGAGCTGGTGGAAAGTGTTTTCTGCCAAAACGTAAGAAAAAACCCGACAGGGTTAGGCACGGCCCTGCCGGGTTGCGGCTGCAAGGCTAGCCAAGTTTGGCGCGCACCAGCTCCACGATATCGTCGATGGTATCGGCTACGGGTATGTTGGCCTCGGCGAAGGCGGCCAGCTTGCTTTCCGGGGTGCCGACACTCCCCATGATGATGGCCCCAGCGTGGCCCATTTTCTTGCCCTTGGGGGCGCTGCGCCCACCAATAAAACCTACCACCGGCTTCTTCATGTGCTCCTTAACGTAGGCGGCGGCGTCCTCCTCATCGGAGCCGCCAATCTCGCCGCAAAGCACAACCGCGTGGGTTTCTGGGTCTTCGTTGAAGAGGGGCAGCAGGTCTTTGAAGGTGGTGCCGATGATGGGGTCGCCCCCGATACCAATACAGGTGGAGATGCCATACCCTGCGTCCGACAGGGCCTTGGCGGTTTCGTAGGTAACGGTGCCCGAGCGGGAGATCAGCCCAACCCGACCTTTCTTGAAT containing:
- the sucD gene encoding succinate--CoA ligase subunit alpha, which produces MSILVNKDTQVIVQGITGREGAFHTEAMMKAGTKVVAGVTPGKGGQTMLGVPVYDTVKEATAHHRVDASIIFVPAPAAADAALEAAHAGIPLVVLITEGIPTLDMVKAVAEIKAMQNVRLIGGNCPGLITPEECKLGIMPASVFKKGRVGLISRSGTVTYETAKALSDAGYGISTCIGIGGDPIIGTTFKDLLPLFNEDPETHAVVLCGEIGGSDEEDAAAYVKEHMKKPVVGFIGGRSAPKGKKMGHAGAIIMGSVGTPESKLAAFAEANIPVADTIDDIVELVRAKLG
- a CDS encoding site-2 protease family protein, giving the protein MGLLPLLQSDPLAFVLVVLVLLISLALHEWGHAITALWMGDSTAKDQGRVTLNPIKHLDLIGSIMILLVGFGWAKPVPIYPPNFRQYRLGLFVVSIAGICINLCIATLLAGLLRWMLVSGLLENPSHGVLIVAQAMAVAASINLTLAVFNLLPIPPLDGSKILQSFLPLRWHPYIWRLEANPTYAIVAMLLLLTVFRQPLGSFLGLVRTWFFDAFGL